TCTTAGATATCGTGGATCTTGATAGGTTAAGTATTCATTGCTACATATTGTTTCCTTAAGTCATATCGTTTTCGTCGAACTCGGGTTGGTTGCTTCATTTTAAAAATAACCAATTTTACTTGTCCATACTTTCGAACGCCGTTTTCAATTGTCCTATAAATTCCGGTTTATTTTCGCAGGCAAACCGGATAGATAAATTATTCCTGTTATTGTTGGGAATGCTTATACTAATCCGGTTCCATCCCTGTTTCAGGGGAATATTTTGATATCCGGCGCCTGTCTTTTCCAATGGAGTGTTATTGATCCGGATCTCGTTTCCTTCGGTTGGGGTAAGATATATGTCTAATTTCGGCATATCGGGTTCTATCAGCAGGTCGTCCAACGGTCGCGGGCTCCACACGCGGAAAGTATACCGGGTTCTGTTATCTTGTTGCGTGGAAGGAAGATAACGGATATCCAATTTCCCTTCGGCATCTATCAGCGTTTCGGACATTTTCTTTCCCTCCGCTGGGATTCCGGCGCCGGCCAACAGTTTTTCCATAACACCGTAACCTTTGGTTGTTGAGGCAAAAGAAGAAAGCGTGCTGACATAAAATGCGGAACATTCTTCATGGAACTTTACAAATGCCGCGGAGGAACCTTTCATTTCGTTTTCGCTGCGTAAAACGGCTGCTGTTTTCAATTCTTCGGGACGTTTGTTCCATTTCCTCCAATTGGTATTACATGCATTCAGCAAGACCATCCCTTCATCAGCAAAGGGGCCGTTCAGCCCGTAACCGGAAACTTCTTCCTGCTGTATTTCGCAGAAATAGAAATCGGAGTTGACCATGTTACGCATCCATGATACGGGTTCGGGAATAAACGATGATGCTCTTCGTTTATCCAACTCCAAAACGGCGGGCAACAATTTATTATAGGCGTCAACCGTTTCCGGGACGGGACACCATAACCAGAAATCGGCTCCTTGCTTTATTTGTTTTCCAAGCATTTCCAAATCCTTTGCTGACGGGGCCGTATTGCCGTCGGCTATGATCAACGCGCTTCCCGACTGTATCTTTTCCGAAAATACGACTCCGTGTTCTTCAAAAATACGTTTTACCGGGGAGTCATTTTTTCCGAAAAACAGAATCGTCTGGTATTCCTTTTCCGGCTTGACGGATTCCCTTACCGCTGTTCCGGGCATTGTCGTCCATTTGCTCCATGCAGAGCCACCGGATGCGTTGGCCGCCTTAATAGCGTCGAACATCGGCCATGTACGGTATAGCGGTAACGTGGGGTCATAACCCGGGTTGAAAGTGGAACAATACGGTCCCATTCGTTCGGGCTGAATACCCGGTATTCCTTCCCTGTATCCGAGAAAGTGTATTCCGTCGTTTAAAGACGGTTCCGATGTTATATCCCGCTTACCGAAAGGTAATGGTTGCAGTCCGTACCACGCGATATTGAACACCGACACATAGGAAGCGCCCATGATACGTTGCCGTGCAATCAGGTCGTAACATTCATAAGCCAATCCTTCCATGCGTCCCAGTTGCGATTCGTATGCGCGCTCGCCGTTGTATTTCGACACCTGTTCCGGCGTTCCGTAATATGCCATGCTGTGTTCACCGATTCCCCATGGTTTCCCGATTGCTTCCCAGCGTTTCATGGAATTATTATCGCCGTAGTGTCCCACCGTCGTGGGAAGTATTCCGTCGCCATCATCTTCTCCGTCGCTGGATA
This genomic window from Bacteroidales bacterium contains:
- a CDS encoding glycoside hydrolase family 2, which produces MRKIVFSVFILFVCCFALFSQQTYPDKLNYPYVFAPSEGYISKVEKPFRKEICLNGSWDFQSVPLPGDYQRGKGVAPALPQPVSSGWDKVKIKIPSPWNINSFANRNLEGPDHRNYPSYPEEWNDVRMAWMRRSVQIPADWNECNIGLHFEAVAGFTEVYVNGRKVAENFDLFLPFDADITPYVKAGQNVEILVGVRSQSLFEDNSTKGRRIVPAGSMWGYHIAGIWQDVFLTAVPSAYISNVFVKPSVSASRLELDVEITNTGSKEVKTTLKGNIYEWINQSGTDVNSAPVPDWELAGSSSLSLVGRKITIPAKRVQKITVSIPVKEGDLKYWTPEHPNLYGLMLTLNDKKVTDVKYERFGWREWTFDGTRQLLNGKPFELRGDSWHFMGVPQMTRRYAWAWFTALKDINANAVRPHAQVYPRFYLDMADEMGICVLAETAIWASDGGPKMDSPVFWENCKEHIRRMVLRDRNHASVFGWSVSNENKPVILHVFNKPEWMDMQKKAWADWRDIVRENDPTRPWISSDGEDDGDGILPTTVGHYGDNNSMKRWEAIGKPWGIGEHSMAYYGTPEQVSKYNGERAYESQLGRMEGLAYECYDLIARQRIMGASYVSVFNIAWYGLQPLPFGKRDITSEPSLNDGIHFLGYREGIPGIQPERMGPYCSTFNPGYDPTLPLYRTWPMFDAIKAANASGGSAWSKWTTMPGTAVRESVKPEKEYQTILFFGKNDSPVKRIFEEHGVVFSEKIQSGSALIIADGNTAPSAKDLEMLGKQIKQGADFWLWCPVPETVDAYNKLLPAVLELDKRRASSFIPEPVSWMRNMVNSDFYFCEIQQEEVSGYGLNGPFADEGMVLLNACNTNWRKWNKRPEELKTAAVLRSENEMKGSSAAFVKFHEECSAFYVSTLSSFASTTKGYGVMEKLLAGAGIPAEGKKMSETLIDAEGKLDIRYLPSTQQDNRTRYTFRVWSPRPLDDLLIEPDMPKLDIYLTPTEGNEIRINNTPLEKTGAGYQNIPLKQGWNRISISIPNNNRNNLSIRFACENKPEFIGQLKTAFESMDK